One Candidatus Methylomirabilota bacterium genomic region harbors:
- the purB gene encoding adenylosuccinate lyase: MISRYARPEMARIWTADAKYEAWLQVELAVCEVYARRGLIPVDALGRIKARARVQAARIDEIEATTRHDVIAFLTNLEEALGADSRYVHMGLTSSDVVDTALALQLQQASDLLLAGLEQYRGAVRTLALAHRETLCVGRTHGIHAEPMVFGLKAALWYSEAGRNIERLRRAREAVRVGKLSGAVGTFAHVDPDVEEEACRLLGLEADPISNQIVQRDRHAEFSATLAIIGASLEKVATEIRSLQRTEVLEAEEPFTAGQKGSSAMPHKRNPVSCEQVCGLARLVRTNALAAVENVALWHERDISHSSVERVILPDSTCLVDYMLHQMTRILDGLQVYPERMRENMDRSFGLLFSQRVLLKLTDRGLPRQKAYEMVQRNAMTAWRERTAFHDLLAADREIGAHLTAAELSECFDPAWYLRNVPAIYRRVGLA, translated from the coding sequence ATGATCTCCCGCTACGCGCGGCCCGAGATGGCGAGGATCTGGACGGCGGACGCGAAATACGAGGCGTGGCTGCAGGTGGAGCTGGCGGTGTGCGAGGTCTACGCGCGCCGCGGGCTCATCCCGGTGGACGCGCTGGGGCGGATCAAGGCCCGGGCGCGGGTGCAGGCCGCGCGGATCGACGAGATCGAGGCCACCACCCGCCACGACGTCATCGCGTTCCTGACGAACCTGGAGGAGGCGCTGGGGGCCGACTCGCGCTACGTCCACATGGGGCTCACCTCCTCGGACGTGGTCGACACCGCGCTGGCGCTGCAGCTTCAGCAGGCCTCCGACCTGCTGCTGGCCGGGCTCGAGCAGTATCGCGGCGCGGTGCGGACGCTGGCGCTGGCGCATCGAGAGACGCTCTGCGTCGGCCGCACGCACGGCATCCACGCCGAGCCCATGGTGTTCGGGCTCAAGGCCGCGCTCTGGTACAGCGAGGCCGGCCGCAACATCGAACGGCTGAGGCGGGCCCGCGAGGCGGTGCGGGTGGGCAAGCTGTCCGGGGCGGTGGGGACCTTCGCCCACGTGGACCCCGACGTCGAGGAGGAGGCCTGCCGGCTGCTCGGCCTGGAGGCGGACCCCATCTCGAACCAGATCGTGCAGCGCGATCGGCACGCCGAGTTCTCGGCCACCCTGGCGATCATCGGGGCCTCGCTCGAGAAGGTGGCCACCGAGATTCGCTCGCTCCAGCGCACCGAGGTCCTGGAGGCGGAGGAGCCGTTCACCGCCGGCCAGAAGGGCTCGAGCGCGATGCCGCACAAGCGCAACCCGGTCTCGTGCGAGCAGGTGTGCGGCCTGGCCCGGCTGGTCCGCACCAACGCGCTCGCCGCGGTCGAGAACGTGGCGCTCTGGCACGAGCGCGACATCAGCCACTCGTCGGTGGAGCGGGTGATCCTGCCCGACTCCACCTGCCTCGTGGACTACATGCTCCACCAGATGACGCGGATCCTGGACGGCCTGCAGGTGTACCCGGAGCGCATGCGGGAGAACATGGACCGGAGCTTCGGCCTCCTGTTCTCCCAGCGCGTGCTCCTCAAGCTGACCGACAGAGGGCTGCCCCGGCAGAAGGCCTACGAGATGGTGCAGCGCAACGCGATGACCGCGTGGCGGGAGCGCACCGCGTTCCACGACCTCCTCGCCGCCGACCGGGAGATCGGGGCGCACCTGACCGCGGCCGAGCTGTCCGAGTGCTTCGATCCGGCCTGGTACCTCCGCAACGTGCCGGCCATCTACCGTCGCGTGGGGCTCGCGTGA
- a CDS encoding pitrilysin family protein, with protein MPHRKSALPNGIRVVTETMPHVRSVAVGIWVETGSRMEPEPLGGISHLIEHLVFKGTASRSAEDIARAIDSVGGQMDAFTAKEHTCFYVSVLDEHLPLAVGLLTDILRHPLFAAADIEKEKAVVLQEIKMVEDTPDDLIHDLFAEQIWADHPLGRPILGRWDVVKQFDRDTVLRYFQREYTPGRIVVAVAGNAEHEQVADLFAAGFDGWGEPTEPHRVAPPVIRPGVHTVRKSLEQVHLLVGLPGVADLAPERYALYLLNDIVGGSMSSRLFQEVRERQALVYSVHSGQQAYRDVGLFYVYAGTDPANFGKVMNALMKEIRSLKKDGVTADELRRSKDHLKGSLMISLESTSSRMNRLARHEMRFGSFMTMDEMLGAIDAVRMEDVDALIHRVLDEEQLSLMTLGAVNRRHFPRGLFRS; from the coding sequence GTGCCCCATCGCAAGAGCGCGCTGCCCAACGGCATTCGTGTCGTCACGGAGACGATGCCGCATGTGCGCTCGGTGGCGGTCGGCATCTGGGTGGAGACCGGCTCCCGCATGGAGCCGGAGCCGCTGGGCGGCATCTCCCACCTGATCGAGCACCTGGTCTTCAAGGGCACCGCGTCCCGCTCCGCCGAGGACATCGCCCGGGCGATCGACTCGGTGGGCGGCCAGATGGACGCGTTCACCGCCAAGGAGCACACCTGCTTCTACGTGAGCGTGCTCGACGAGCACCTGCCCCTCGCCGTCGGGCTGCTCACCGATATCCTGCGCCACCCGCTGTTCGCGGCGGCGGATATCGAGAAGGAGAAGGCGGTGGTGCTCCAAGAGATCAAGATGGTCGAGGACACTCCCGACGACCTCATCCACGATCTCTTCGCGGAGCAGATCTGGGCCGACCATCCGCTCGGGCGTCCGATCCTGGGCCGCTGGGACGTGGTCAAGCAGTTCGATCGCGACACCGTGCTCCGCTACTTCCAGCGCGAGTACACCCCCGGCCGGATCGTGGTCGCGGTCGCCGGCAACGCGGAGCACGAGCAGGTGGCCGACCTCTTCGCGGCCGGCTTCGACGGTTGGGGTGAGCCGACCGAGCCGCACCGCGTTGCGCCGCCGGTGATCCGCCCGGGCGTGCACACCGTGCGGAAGAGCCTCGAGCAGGTCCACCTGCTGGTCGGCCTCCCGGGGGTCGCGGACCTGGCCCCGGAGCGCTACGCCCTCTACCTGCTGAACGACATCGTGGGGGGCAGCATGTCCTCGCGCCTCTTCCAGGAGGTACGCGAGCGCCAGGCCCTGGTGTACTCGGTGCACTCCGGCCAGCAGGCCTACCGGGACGTCGGCCTCTTCTACGTGTACGCGGGGACGGACCCGGCGAATTTCGGCAAGGTGATGAACGCGCTGATGAAGGAGATCCGCTCGCTGAAGAAGGACGGGGTCACCGCGGACGAGCTGCGCCGCTCCAAGGACCACCTCAAGGGCAGCCTCATGATCTCGCTCGAGTCCACGTCGTCTCGGATGAATCGCCTGGCTCGGCACGAGATGCGCTTCGGCTCGTTCATGACCATGGACGAGATGCTGGGCGCCATCGATGCGGTGCGGATGGAGGACGTCGACGCCTTGATCCACCGCGTGCTCGACGAGGAGCAGCTGTCGCTCATGACCCTCGGGGCGGTCAACCGCCGGCACTTTCCCCGGGGGCTGTTCCGCTCCTAG
- the purS gene encoding phosphoribosylformylglycinamidine synthase subunit PurS — translation MKARVLVRLKPSILDAQGATVKRALAGLGFHEVQDVRVGKVVDVELNGLGPEEARRRVDEMCARLLCNPIIEDFTVEIGEAQP, via the coding sequence GTGAAGGCGCGGGTCCTGGTGCGGCTCAAGCCGTCGATCCTGGACGCGCAGGGCGCCACCGTGAAGCGGGCGCTCGCCGGTCTGGGCTTCCACGAGGTGCAAGACGTGCGCGTCGGCAAGGTCGTGGACGTGGAGCTGAACGGCCTCGGTCCCGAGGAGGCGCGCCGCCGCGTGGACGAGATGTGCGCGCGCCTGCTCTGCAACCCGATCATCGAGGACTTCACGGTCGAGATTGGCGAGGCGCAGCCGTAA